A genomic segment from Deinococcus radiopugnans ATCC 19172 encodes:
- a CDS encoding ABC transporter ATP-binding protein produces the protein MSPATSNHQPSTALQAHNLHVHAGTFPAVRNVSATFETGRFSAVIGPNGAGKSTLLRALLGLNAPESGEVCLFGRSLGSWSRPERSRALAYLAQSEGLPDSATVRDVVALGRGAGEWRFGLLPTRPWTDADDAAVDSALDRTDTRRFEARKVAELSGGERQRVALARALAGQPRFLLLDEPTNHLDLAYALEVIRYLRCEVAGGLGVVAVLHDLNLAARADWLLLLHQGEVLASGPPETVLTPGNLLAAYGVRARVVRDADRLLVIPED, from the coding sequence TTGTCGCCAGCAACCAGCAACCATCAACCATCTACGGCGCTGCAAGCCCACAACCTTCACGTCCACGCCGGCACCTTCCCCGCCGTACGTAATGTCAGCGCCACCTTTGAGACGGGCCGCTTCTCCGCCGTCATCGGCCCCAACGGCGCGGGCAAGTCCACGCTGCTGCGGGCGCTGCTGGGCCTGAACGCCCCCGAATCCGGCGAGGTCTGCCTGTTCGGGCGTTCACTGGGAAGCTGGAGCCGCCCCGAGCGTTCGCGGGCGCTGGCGTATCTGGCGCAGAGCGAGGGCCTGCCGGACTCGGCCACCGTCAGGGACGTGGTGGCGCTGGGGCGCGGGGCGGGCGAGTGGCGTTTTGGCCTGCTGCCCACCCGCCCCTGGACCGATGCCGACGACGCGGCGGTGGACAGCGCCCTGGACCGCACCGACACCCGCCGTTTCGAGGCCCGCAAAGTGGCCGAACTCTCGGGCGGCGAGCGGCAGCGGGTGGCGCTGGCCCGCGCGCTGGCCGGGCAGCCGCGCTTCCTGCTGCTGGACGAACCCACCAACCATTTGGACCTCGCCTACGCCCTGGAGGTGATTCGCTACCTGCGCTGCGAGGTGGCGGGCGGTCTGGGCGTGGTGGCCGTGCTGCACGACCTGAATCTGGCCGCGCGGGCCGACTGGCTGCTGCTGCTGCATCAGGGGGAGGTGCTGGCTTCTGGACCGCCTGAGACGGTGCTGACGCCGGGGAACCTGCTGGCCGCCTACGGCGTGCGCGCAAGAGTGGTGAGGGATGCAGATCGCCTGCTGGTCATCCCGGAGGATTAA
- a CDS encoding (2Fe-2S) ferredoxin domain-containing protein has product MAPKYFKTSGHLLVCQGPNCQARGSALLYKALWNHLERAALAYYKTGGSIRLTESGCLGSCSYGPSLCVYRQTPVGLEEGWYAAVDFPQAARIAQAVHDGAALPTEHQYGPA; this is encoded by the coding sequence ATGGCCCCCAAGTATTTCAAAACCTCCGGTCACCTCCTGGTCTGTCAGGGGCCGAACTGTCAGGCGCGCGGCTCGGCGCTGCTGTACAAGGCGCTGTGGAACCACCTGGAACGCGCCGCACTGGCGTACTACAAAACGGGCGGCAGCATCCGCCTGACCGAGAGCGGTTGCCTGGGCTCGTGCAGCTACGGCCCCAGCCTGTGCGTGTACCGCCAGACGCCAGTTGGGCTGGAGGAGGGGTGGTACGCGGCGGTGGACTTTCCACAGGCGGCGCGGATTGCCCAGGCCGTGCATGACGGTGCGGCGCTCCCTACGGAGCATCAGTACGGCCCGGCGTAA